TACTAATcgagatatgtaatttattaaatttgatcGTAAAAAACGATTTAATACTACCATAATTAGTTAATTGGATCTCATGCAACATAATGTAAATACAACTCACTCTAAGAATCCCGGCGTGTGTTTATCCTCTCTGTGGTCACCGAATTGTATCTGACACTGAATGCCCGCGAACTCGCACGCTGCACacaacaatatatataatttaattgaactTCTTATCTGTCACAAGTCATGAGCTGAAGTATAcagtgtatatgtgtatatgtgtaccCTTGTCCTGCGTGACGGGGTGCGTGCCGTCGAGGATGGCGTCCCTGGCCTGCACGTAGAGCAGGTTGAGCTGCACGGGGTCGCGCGAGTCGACGTTGCGGTCGCTGAAGAACAGCTTGCGGCGCAGCAGCAGCGTCTCCGCCGCGTCCACGCCCTGCTCGCGCAGCGTCTTCGACGGCTCCACCCAGTTCACTGCGCAACACATACAGTACACACCACCCACATCTACACACATACTATTACTAACAGTCATAAGGCTAAATCATAATGACAATACTCATACCGATATTAAAAGTGCCTGGGTGAGGGAGCTAAACAGTACGCTAGGATAAAGataatcatttttcattaatatattttgaatatctcttattatataattttcatatttatcttGGAATTTTATTATACGGACACTAGAAGATATATTATCACTACATTCCCCCACCCTAACTTAAAGCCGTGCCACAAAAACGAGCTCATCAGCCATAGTGCAGCCCTTAGAAGAGCTCTAGCGTATAAAGCCTAACAGAAAATTTCAGTATTTAACAACCTCGCTATGAACCTTGATATAAATTAGCAACCTCACACACCTTTGGCGGAATCCACTTCCACACAGTTACAGTTAGTAGTTAGTTGAGTTAATAACTGGCTTACCTTCATCATCAGTGCGCAACTTCTTCCGAAGCTGTTCCATCTTGGTGTCGCGCTCCTTCTCCTGGTGTTTCCGCTTCAGCGTCAGGGTTCCGTAGTTGGGCTTCTCGCAAGGGTCCGGCTCGTCTTTCTGTTCTTCGCGGACCTGGTCAAGGAAGATATTATTGATATACCAACTCATGTATTCACCACTCAAGAGTTAAATAGAGATGTCCCGagtattattcaatataaagcGACCGTATCGTCACatcacttataaatatttactatgttTGAGCGTATTTAACCTTTAAAAATCTAGCGTCAATTttgattgatataattttttgatgTAACTTATTTGACCCATTTTTGTCAGTATAGTATATTGTATTTGATGTTATCATACAGgtccaaatatttataatgtaacattatGTAGTATTCAACGGCTTACCAGTCCATACTCGTCGTAGTTGGTGATGCCGATCTTGGTGCAGATCACCACCATGAGGTTGGCCACGATCTGACTGTCGTCCACCAGCAGCGTTTTTACCGTTCCTGCACAATACAATCTTCTGGTTAGTATTTTATCAATCTTCTATATAGTCTTACAAACGATCAAATTGGGCAACAAAATATCGCAAACTGActctaataaatatacaacagttaGTCCAAACATTTTATGACCAGTTTTTTCGTCTTACGAAGTTATAAGGGCTAACCCATATCAGAGACAAATTTCAAGACTCTAgtaatgagcagaaaaatcaaattttattttacccgAGGATAAAAGCCGAGAACTCATTCAATCGTACTGCAAACACTACACCAATTACGAGGCAATCAAGAAAGTAAATTATGGTGCGTACCGTCTAACATGCGCACGCGCAGATTCCTAGTCTTCTTGTTGTACTCGAGAACGTCTCCGTTGCGCAGCATGTAGTAATCAAGGCTGCGCGTCGCTTCCAGCCATATACCCTTCTTATTGTCCTCGTCGGATGCCAGGAATAGCCCATATTCTTTTGCTGTAGACGAACAGAAAGGAATATGTACAAATGCACTCGCGTTCTTTGCACGCGAAGTGGTAAGTAGAAGAACTGGTGAAACAATTTAGGGAGCTTTATCCCACTCATAACATCAAGCAAGTCTATTACCATTTCGGATACAAATTTCAATTCCCAATAACTAAAATGTggtctagttttatttcgacaattaaaatttattatcaatgacaaaaaaaaattgatgttttttagttGCATATCAAAACTACACTTCAAATATACCATACCCTACTCGCTAATTAATGCAATAACAAAACGTCAGCACTTTTGAACACAACAGATACTCACGTTCCCCAGAGCTGGCCTCGAGGATCTTCTCCCTGATTATGCGGCACGCGTCGTACACCTTCGTCGACGGCTCGAACTGGATCGTCTTCACCACCTTGCCGCCGTCGATCGAGATCTTCAACGATAATGACGACGCCATCTTTACCAGCGAGGGAGTTCTGTGGACAAGGTATTAACATACATAAGTAGTGCATAAGAACGTGTTGATTGTTGATAGGTAAtcatcgtcagtcgacacttgATCTTGGACCTTACACCAATATGAGTGGGATCGATTTGCTGtgtgcgtataaaaaaaaagaaaaaaaattttggCCGAATAAGGTTAAAGGATGGATAAGTAGACTTCCTCTTCGATGTGAACTTGTGCAAAATTCTGTGCATGGATGTTACAAAGTCAGTTTGGCTTGGTTTTTGCTACTGACCATCTACGTGATATTCTCTTGTGAAGATACAGGCCctatttttaattgtgttagAAAAACTTGCATTAAATATTGCTAAGAATCGAAGAAGCGATCCATCATTCCACAAACAATATCCGAAACCAATGaaaagtaacaaacattaaactcACTTGTGTATAGTAGCTGTCCTGTAAGGTGTGTCCTGTGTGTCGCGTTCGAGGTCAAGGTCTAAGGAGGTGGCGTTGGCCTCCTCCGGCGCGGTCGCTCCTGGTTGAACGATGCTGGCGCGGCCGGGGTTGTGGTGTACCCTGGAATTAGTCCTATTTTTATTATCGAACATCctgaatttttaactgacttaAAAAAAGAAGATTATCAAttcaacgtgtatttttttattaatgacgagatccattcagctgtttttgcgtttagttctaacaaacatctaaacatttgcataaattcgcatttattatattaatatgtttacacTACCAAGTAGCTACACAACTGAAAACAACtataaagaaatgttttatataaatatcggAAAACTTAATCTATTCTTCAATCTTCGACTTCGAAAACTAAAAAGCCTGCATCCGATGAAACCATCAGGTGACCCATTTCTTCGTACGTGAGAACATCCACGTTTACCTATGACCTATATGTTATTGACTCACAATGCGCGGGGCGGTCAGCCGCCTCCAGTTGTCCTGCAGCGCCGCCTGCACTCGCTCGCGGACGCTGCGTCACGATGTCTCCTGTGCTTGCGATGGGGTGATACCAGCTGCCACCTGGAGACAACGACAACTTCTTCAGATGGGAGACAATGAAGAAAGGAGAAACACAAATGTTCAATAATTGTCATCTATATGCGAATTGATTTCGGGAATGAATCGAATTGTTGAGACGAAGGAAGtaagaagagtttgtttatttgttggcGTTAATCTAAGGagctactaaaaataaaaaaaaaatactcctgaggaaaatatttatatcgaaaaaactttttaacgcgggcggagcaggCAAAAGCAAGTCTCAAAACAAAAGCATTGGCCgcgttacaaaaataaatatacctgaAACTATAATCAGTTCCAATTACAATTAAGCGGTACAATTTACCTAGTATGAGCCGACCTTGACATCGacacattaaataagttattacatGAATGAACGATTCGCagaattattatacatacaaacaaaacGATTTTTCCTCGTAACAAAGCACGTGACGCACCTACAGTCTACACCttttcattcattattaattgcATTCAACGAAcaggaatattaatattataaaataaccgaTAAATAggaggaaatatttatattcaggTTTTTATCTGTCCCTGTGCCACACGTACAAATCCATTCAACGATTAAAGGCCGATTCAATTCATTTCTACCAGTAACTAGGCGTTGGTGGTACTtgtaaaccaatcaaaataactcatctgTAATCAAGTCAATACTCTATGCCAATTGGATCATTTTGAATATGAACTTTACGCGAggtgttaaaattgtttatagccATCGACCATTACAcatgaaacaaacaaataccACGCCTTtgtctccaaaggggtaggcagagctgCAACAAGGACGCTTACTTtcgttccgttccatgatgtatGTGAtcgggggcgagcctatcttcatatcgggcacaaaatcctTACTCCTggttaatactgagcagaaacacccaataccactgcccgacccgatattcgaacccaggacatcagagCCGCATTATAccgcacacaatacaactaaaCCACCGTGACAGTCATTACTAATTAACTAACATCCAAAATGTACATAAACTTTCTTATTATTAGTTCTTGGGGAAAATTCAATTCTACTTTTGTTCTGATGGTTTGAGTTTTGAGTTAGGGGGAAGTTATAAATTACAGCCAGCCCCATGAGCCCGTAGCCATCCGTCTTCAGTGAACTTGCCCTGCGTACGACGCGCCTTTCAACTTTTTAATGCGTCGCGTCTAATTTTAGCTACCGACGTCTGTTTTGTGTTTCGAGTAATAGTaactattatttgtattattacatcatataatacgtgaatagtaaaataaacaaaaacatttttttttgttaagacaaataaatagttttgcttatttacaagttttaatacatatattagataatttatttaatatggaaAGAATATTACAAGGCAGCgtcattattattcattatataattaGCAATAAATTGTGGAATAATAACATATCTATAAATTAGTCAAGGATACAAAATTCGCTGACCACAGGAGCAGGAAAACCATTAAGTGATACCAGCATTTGtactcttttaaaataattatcaataaaagttagatatgtttaattttaaaactcgtAAGTATCAAACACATCAAGACACTGAGCTCTTTCAGCATAGACGGGACAGTTAacaggtaaaaataaaataagaaaatataattgtaaaatgtaggtagatattgtaactttgacttttcagatgACCAACAAGTCAATTCTTCAAAAATTCttcaaaaatccttaaaatagttttatctcaAAAGTACAAACAATACACAAAAGGCGCACCCATTTCATGACCCATCTTTCGCCCGATACAGTCTTCCAAAAACCGTGTCACGAACGCTCCGCTCCCGAGGGACCTCTTTCCCGAACACAAGGCGTCGGCGCCAACACCTGCGACGCTATTTCTATCCTATTTATAAACACGGATGCTGTATCTCAGGGAGATAAAAGATCGATTAATTACAAGTCTTTGTACTTTTACGGGCCACTTGTGTATGAGAGTAAATGGTCAAACAAGTCACgtgttaataattatactattagAGGAATCGATGCGTTGCGACATGttaacgattttatttttaatatattatatctgtaGCAGATTCTTAACTgaagataaaaattatttaactcttAAGAGTCTAGAAACTTCTACATCTAACGCTTTACGTCCACTTTCAGATATATGTTTTGGTTTTCTTATATCAATAGTGCACATTATTGTAATACAGAAATCTGTTATTTCGACTTAAACTCTACATACAAGAGACTAGCTTAACACTGCAGCGCCACAGAactaaattattgaaacacttattACAGTACTGTtccaaactattataatattattatgaatcatCAGCAATGGTTAAGCCGCATCAAACTTAAACACAGCAATAACTAGCACCTAAATCCCATAACACACCATAATGTTAAAATTCCATCcatttcaaataattcacacCCTCACGCGCAACCATTTAAGACTCACTTTCACATCAAAAACGTGCCccaaaaattcattaaaaagcCCGCAAGCAATAACCGAACTCGCACCCATTTAGTTTTGCATAATAACGTAGTGAGCGGCTTCGCGAGTGTTGACTGCGCGCTGTGGAATTTCGACCATCCCATATTACTTTTGATGGGACGAGTTATGGCCCAAAGTACGTCATTTCGACACTATATTAATATACGTAgacatacaatatattacaaagcACACACTACAAGTAAGGTGTTAAAGCGCCCTTTGTTTTACTCGCTTATTTCCGTTCCATGTCACAGGTCGAGTGTCGCGATCTTCATCataaataggaaataataaaGGGTGTTTTGACAAATATACTACACAGGAAACCTTGCTTGCCTAAAGGCTGACCTTTATACATTATGACTACCCAACCGAGCTTCCATACTCTTCTGCTCGGCGAAAGAAAAGGACAATGTGTTATTACCTATCTACGCGGGATATCTAACATAGTTACATTTGTGGAATCAAAACCCGCACTATTACCTGACCCTGAAATCGAAAACAGAACCACTACCACAATCTAACTGTACAGTCATTGAAGGCGATGGTATGAGATATTTATATCCCGAAAGTGCCTCATCGGCAATAAAGAAGTCTCGATGGCTCTTTATTTTACGAGCCGCTTGTAATTTAAGGGGTGAATTTTAAATACGTTTCAAACGGACGTTATGATGAGTGGGTTGTGAAGAAATGCTGTTAATATTGctgtgttttattgtttttagggGGAGGTTTTGGGGTCTTTCGTTCGGTGGTATGACAAAATAATGGTGTTGTGGAATGAGACTGAACTTGATTGTGTAATCCGCGAATACTTTTTGGTTCTGGATGTTACAGTAAAGCCTTCCTCATCTTAGATACTGGACTTTAATCTTTGTGTTGGATCAGgtcataataaaaatcattattgctatattttataaaggaaagAAGGTAGAATCTGACAAAACTCGCGTAACTTTTAGTTGCTAGTACATTTCGTTAATATATCTGCGACAAACTCAAAACACAATATAAGACTACAATACCCCGCAGACTGAATGCACTATAAACACTACACCACTGAGAATACAGACGGAagctaaaacaataaataattgtaaatcatTCCACATTAACATATTCCTCCGAGAGTGCGCTAACGACATATGACATTTTAATCGCTTGGAGGGTGATCGAAATTATGCGGTGCGCAGACGCAGGGCCGGCGGGGGGTGTGGCGGGGAGACGGGCGCGTCGCGACGCATCTCACGGTTCGATGAACCGACAGACGACGCGCCGACGGACCTGATAACCGCTATCGCACGCGGACATTtcgagattttatttttaacaacactTGTATGCGTTACTGCTGTTGCCGGTCGGTATGTAGTGTAATCATTACGGATTGTGTTGGGATCATTATTTAGTTTGCGTTGTGAACACGTATGAAAACGTAATTGGAACGGGTTTAtagaaattacaatatttttatcaaattagatgtaggtattattataatttaagaagaAGGGAAGAAGCGAAACAGGAATATAGCGATCATTTTTTAACTACAAGttaattttcaatgtttttttatatacaatatacataagatatttttagaaaaacagCAGTTGCCCACAAAACCACGTAATCTAAATACGAAAATGTATTTGTTGCTTTGTTATTCTTACGTTGCAACACCAACAGATCGACATGTTTTTACAGATACTTTACGACAGGATAATAAAGCCTTAATTTTACATCAGGAAATCAAGCACATGTGAACTTTTAATCCGACTTCCACATGAGCAAAGCCGCGACCAACAACCAGTTCATCAAATGACGCATTGCGTATTGTTTGTAAACGGCGCAAACCTGTGGGAACCGCGTCAAGTGCAAATCTCACATTATCTTATcaatgttaatattgttttggaGAATCTCCGCTCAGCACTATCAACGATCTAAATATCGTTATCAGTCACACAAAACTACGAGAGTTCACGGAATGAATGGCGAGGTGAAGTTTGTAGTACACTTGCGACGTTTAATGAAATAGAACGATTTATAGTACAGCTGTAAAAtaactaacataatataacataatgtactaatatataaatttgcatgctgtggtctcctataattgaagaggcacgtcacattgttaattgtaccaagattacgacattgtattaattatacgccgtgtatcctttgttggaggtccttaactaaataaataaataattctgatGACCATCGAAGGAATTAAATGTGAGATAAAGTTTTCTTTAACATTTGTGAcattcaatgaaaatataacttttaaaattaatctaacCAAAATAACTAGGCCATACTAATTCTGCCGACCGTCAAATGTCactgcataaaattataatttttgaactaCACTTTCAAGTACTATTGAAACAATACAATCAGCAATCATTATGCCGCACTACCAACAGGACAATCAGATTGAACATCAAACACTAGACTTTAAAGACTTTACTATCAAATTGTTCGTCGCAACAGGTCGTGCCAGCAATACTTTAAGATATTTTAAGCAATGTAGCTTCATTACTGTGGCAGTGGGCGGCGTGCGAGGCGCCGTCGCGACGCGTCGTCCGCGCTGCTAGGCAACGGGACGCGCCTGACGCCTGACCCCATCCCGGACGAAGTACATCCACGCATTTTGCGatgtacaaatattaatactGAGAAGCGACGTATGTGCTTTGATGCTTAGCACCGATATTGACAAAATAGAGATAAATCCAATTAGGGTGTTTTGTTTACCCTCAAGCTAAGAACATAATGTGGATAGGTAACGCAATTAATGATGTATATGTGAGCCACACGTGTTCTAGACAGACTCTTGGTTATGCTGTACTATTCGGTCTACTGACTACATACCTAATTCGATTTCTTGGGTATTTATGCACTACGCGCTCGCCCTGGCCTTCGTGCAGTCCTACGaccgtttattttatttccagtcAAGTTTCAAGCTATCAgtggtaataaaaaatgtatataattataaataaattacgtcGGTATTACACAATTAACAGTCATTTTCAAGGATCCCGATCTTAATCTCCAATCCGATTCCAAATGAACCAATGAAAAgaactcatttgtaagcgtgtcaaaaaaaatgttcaaattgGTCCATTTTAACATAGATTAAAAAAAGCGATTAGAgtctttattgaaaatggcagtaTAAATACATAGTGTGCGAAAAATACTGAGTTACAGTAGAACTGCTACCCAACACAAACTAACTTAACCAAATCAATCACAACCAATCAAATCACTGTATCACATCGCTAATCTGTTACACGAAGAAAAACAGCATCCCTCCGATTTACACAAAGGGTTCGAAGACAAAAGCCAAGTTGCGGTCGAGTAAAAATCTATTATAGTGTTTGGTTACCGGTGTCGGGTGACGTCATTTGTCATGGCCGGAGACGTTTGTTtagtgggggggggggggggaacAAGATATCTGGCTAATATCCGCGACGGTCGCGGAAGTCGCTTGATTGATCGGACAATGGTTAATGCTGTCGGATGTGGGGTACATTAGCTTATGGGCGGTGTGATGGGAACATGGTTCGATTCTCGAGTGGTACCGTTCAGCATACAATATTCGATTTATAGAGAACAGATCTTGGAGTGGATAAGAAACATGAATTAATACTTCTGGattgatataattttcttttttacttataattggTCTTAAACCAAGCTAACTCGTATGTGAACTCATTTATAGCCAAATAAAATACGTGGGGAATTCAAGGATGTCTGATTGTGGGTGTAGTGCGCATGTCCTCGGAGGCTGGACGGTCGATAGACTCCGGCGCCGGCGGGTCTGGCGCCGGGAGGACGAGGGATAAGGCGTAAGGCGGTTTACCTAACATTCAAATTTAAAGTCTCGAACAAAACTTTGCGCACACTCAGCCACAAAATGATCCGTGTTTGAACTTTAGAtggagtaaaataatatagtcttCTATGAGAAATTGATCAATACTAAATATTCCATGCGGTCCTAAGAATGCCACACGCCATCCCGTGGGCGGTC
The Manduca sexta isolate Smith_Timp_Sample1 unplaced genomic scaffold, JHU_Msex_v1.0 HiC_scaffold_3555, whole genome shotgun sequence DNA segment above includes these coding regions:
- the LOC119193044 gene encoding talin-1-like, whose amino-acid sequence is MASSLSLKISIDGGKVVKTIQFEPSTKVYDACRIIREKILEASSGEPKEYGLFLASDEDNKKGIWLEATRSLDYYMLRNGDVLEYNKKTRNLRVRMLDGTVKTLLVDDSQIVANLMVVICTKIGITNYDEYGLVREEQKDEPDPCEKPNYGTLTLKRKHQEKERDTKMEQLRKKLRTDDEVNWVEPSKTLREQGVDAAETLLLRRKLFFSDRNVDSRDPVQLNLLYVQARDAILDGTHPVTQDKACEFAGIQCQIQFGDHREDKHTPGFL